In Clostridium sporogenes, one genomic interval encodes:
- a CDS encoding zinc-ribbon domain-containing protein codes for MIIWGWGKVTKKIIGAVFERTCNYCNTDEVWNLCVVRTWFTLFLIPIIPYKKQYCIACPKCWSYIELTQEEFEKIKIDITSSSNNINEKVVTDNIKYAGKTETQINYLKQMEEYANK; via the coding sequence ATGATAATTTGGGGCTGGGGAAAAGTAACCAAAAAGATTATTGGAGCAGTTTTTGAACGTACATGTAACTATTGTAATACTGATGAAGTTTGGAATTTATGTGTTGTAAGAACATGGTTTACGTTATTTCTTATTCCTATAATACCCTATAAAAAACAATATTGTATTGCCTGTCCAAAATGCTGGAGCTATATAGAACTTACACAGGAGGAATTTGAAAAAATAAAAATTGATATAACCTCTAGTTCTAATAATATTAATGAAAAAGTTGTTACCGATAATATAAAATATGCCGGAAAGACAGAAACTCAAATTAATTATTTAAAACAGATGGAGGAATATGCTAATAAGTAA
- a CDS encoding ATP-binding protein translates to MKRIPYGISNFEVLREEDYLYVDKTSYIELLDRYAPYNFFIRPRRFGKSLFISMLENYYDINKKDKFEELFGDLYIGKNPTKNKNRFLVWKISFAGVDAGHGEEELRNSFNSKVLLSAIKFVSQYSNLLDIDTIPKEIDSAEIIVQYISLLASKIKIPVFVLIDEYDNFANELITGGRQSTYSGILHGEGFVKVFYKAIKDATADNFNRIFMTGVSPIMLDDLTSGFNITMNYTLDQNLNAMMGFTRDEISSIMDEVGIKDKSLREKICTDMTEYYNGYKFNEDSKTVFNPDMSMYFLNNYSLYNRYPKEMIDNNVKTDYGKVNQLAYNFNDREALEEIMTTGETSTMLVDRFNIHTMYSVKENFKSLLFYLGMLTIKGQGYGGTILKVPNYVIKTIYWEQHFQRINEEYNIQMKDVRDAIIQMRVYGNIQPLIELVEGILEDLSNRDLIKMDEKNIKMMLLTLLGVDSTYFIKSEDENNKGYVDIMLKRKIQFKDITKFQWIIELKYIKESERDTLEKVKEEGIKQLQGYAESKMVQEELGEDDLKKVLILVVGKKHIYTVDI, encoded by the coding sequence ATGAAAAGAATACCCTATGGGATTTCTAACTTTGAAGTTTTAAGAGAGGAGGATTATCTTTATGTAGATAAAACCTCTTACATAGAACTATTAGATAGATACGCTCCATATAATTTTTTTATAAGGCCTAGAAGGTTTGGTAAAAGCCTCTTTATATCAATGCTTGAGAATTATTATGATATAAATAAAAAGGATAAATTTGAAGAATTATTTGGAGATTTATATATAGGTAAAAATCCTACAAAAAATAAAAATAGATTTCTTGTATGGAAAATAAGTTTTGCAGGAGTAGATGCAGGACATGGGGAAGAAGAATTAAGAAATAGCTTTAATTCAAAAGTTCTTTTATCTGCCATAAAATTTGTAAGTCAATACTCAAATTTATTAGATATTGATACTATTCCAAAAGAAATAGACAGTGCGGAAATAATAGTTCAATATATATCTTTATTAGCTAGTAAAATAAAGATACCTGTATTTGTTTTAATAGATGAATATGATAACTTTGCCAATGAACTGATTACAGGAGGGAGACAAAGTACATATAGTGGTATACTTCATGGAGAGGGTTTTGTTAAAGTATTTTATAAAGCCATAAAGGACGCAACAGCAGACAATTTTAATAGAATATTTATGACAGGAGTAAGTCCTATAATGCTAGATGATTTAACTAGTGGATTTAATATTACTATGAATTATACTTTAGATCAAAATCTTAATGCTATGATGGGTTTTACAAGGGATGAAATTTCCTCTATTATGGATGAGGTTGGAATAAAAGATAAATCCCTTAGAGAAAAGATATGTACTGATATGACAGAGTATTATAATGGATATAAGTTTAATGAAGATAGTAAAACAGTTTTTAATCCAGATATGTCCATGTATTTTCTTAATAATTATTCATTATATAATCGGTACCCAAAAGAAATGATAGATAATAATGTAAAAACTGATTATGGAAAAGTTAATCAGCTAGCTTATAATTTTAATGATAGAGAAGCGCTAGAAGAAATAATGACCACAGGGGAAACTTCTACCATGCTAGTAGATAGATTTAATATTCATACTATGTATAGTGTGAAAGAAAATTTTAAATCTTTATTATTTTACCTTGGAATGCTTACTATAAAAGGCCAAGGATATGGAGGAACAATTCTTAAAGTACCTAACTATGTTATAAAGACAATATATTGGGAGCAGCATTTCCAAAGAATAAATGAAGAATACAATATACAAATGAAAGATGTTAGGGATGCCATAATTCAAATGAGGGTTTATGGAAATATTCAGCCTTTAATAGAATTAGTAGAAGGCATATTAGAGGATTTATCCAATAGAGATTTAATAAAAATGGATGAAAAAAATATAAAGATGATGCTTCTTACACTATTAGGAGTAGACAGTACTTATTTTATAAAAAGTGAAGATGAGAACAATAAAGGCTATGTAGATATAATGCTTAAAAGAAAAATTCAGTTTAAAGATATAACTAAATTCCAATGGATCATAGAACTAAAATATATAAAAGAAAGTGAAAGAGATACCTTAGAAAAAGTAAAGGAAGAAGGAATAAAACAGCTCCAAGGATATGCTGAAAGTAAAATGGTTCAAGAAGAACTTGGAGAGGATGATTTAAAGAAGGTATTAATTCTTGTGGTAGGAAAAAAACATATTTATACTGTAGATATATAA